A window of Zingiber officinale cultivar Zhangliang chromosome 5A, Zo_v1.1, whole genome shotgun sequence contains these coding sequences:
- the LOC121980797 gene encoding uncharacterized protein LOC121980797: MSREASVGGSGEASSNSGAAIPSVASTTSGTSDSKRLAVNAPGNRSDPGWKHGIAVDENPKKVQCKYCQKVINGGIYRLKHHLAGTQKDVGACKAVSDDVRKEMWKIVSSLQENLIKRAKEIEGRSSDSSPLGQYEDEEVEGAKRQRREIAKNPADLFKKRGVSSQTTINGIFKKNLREEACQGIASFFYNNAIPFHVAKSDEFKKMLDLVARHGIGFKPPSYHEIRVKYLKQQVDCTKEVIEQHKAFWKKMGCTIMTDGWTDKRRRTILNFLVNSPMGTIFLKSIDASDISKTADKIFKLMDEIVEEVGEENVVQIVTDNAANYKAAGEMLMGKRKRLYWTPCAAHCIDLMLEDFEKKIPIHKETIARGKKITTYIYSRTALISLLHHFTKEKDLIRPATTRFATSYLTLGCLNDNKGALIRMFTSKEWKSSQFAKTKDGKVIENVVMDKDFWKSIITCLRSAYPLIKVLRLVDSDEKPAMGFIYEEMDRAKEKIQAAFNGIKKSYLPLWEIIDARWDNQLHRPLHAAGYYLNPQFHYSPNFKADFEVKRGLYDCLQRMVESMEEVKKIDAQLEDFKYRKKFFGSAVATCGIETKTPAQWWESYGYEHPELQKFAIRVLSLTCSSSGCERNWSAFEMVHTKRRNRLKAKTMNDVVFVMANSKLAKKKELRKVNDYSIDDLASDDDWIVDDSENLDLDASNEDLVPVEEGPSSGAPHDDLELPSYDDDEVEEGGDAMEDAGDEEHMEDDYEFMNL, translated from the exons ATGAGTAGAGAAGCTAGTGTTGGTGGGTCTGGTGAAGCAAGCTCCAATAGTGGTGCAGCCATTCCAAGCGTAGCTTCCACAACTAGTGGAACTTCAGATTCCAAAAGATTGGCAGTGAATGCTCCTGGAAATAGATCTGATCCAGGTTGGAAACATGGAATTGCAGTTGATGAAAATCCAAAGAAAGTGCAATGCAAATACTGTCAAAAGGTGATAAATGGAGGGATTTATAGACTCAAGCATCATTTGGCAGGAACACAAAAGGATGTTGGAGCATGCAAGGCTGTTAGTGATGATGTAAGGAAGGAAATGTGGAAAATTGTATCCTCAttgcaagaaaatttaataaagagGGCAAAGGAGATTGAAGGAAGATCAAGTGATTCAAGTCCTCTTGGCCAATATGAAGATGAGGAGGTGGAGGGTGCAAAAAGACAAAGGCGAGAAATTGCAAAGAATCCTGCTGATCTATTCAAGAAAAGGGGTGTGAGTAGTCAAACTACCATCAATGGCATTTTCAAGAAGAATTTGAGGGAGGAAGCTTGCCAAGGGATTGCCTCTTTTTTCTACAATAATGCTATACCTTTTCATGTGGCAAAAAGTGATGAATTCAAGAAGATGCTAGACTTGGTTGCAAGACATGGTATTGGCTTTAAGCCTCCATCCTACCATGAGATTAGAGTCAAGTATTTGAAACAACAAGTTGATTGCACCAAAGAAGTTATAGAGCAGCACAAAGCATTTTGGAAGAAAATGGGATGCACAATTATGACTGATGGGTGGACAGATAAGAGGAGGAGGACTATATTAAACTTCTTGGTTAATAGTCCTATGGGAACCATTTTTTTGAAGTCAATTGATGCATCTGATATATCTAAAACAGCTGACAAGATTTTCAAGTTGATGGATGAAATTGTTGAAGAAGTTGGTGAAGAGAATGTAGTGCAAATTGTCACAGACAATGCAGCAAACTACAAAGCAGCTGGGGAGATGTTGATGGGGAAGAGAAAGAGGCTATATTGGACGCCTTGTGCAGCTCATTGCATCGATTTAATGTTGgaggattttgaaaaaaagaTACCAATACATAAAGAGACAATTGCACGAGGTAAAAAGATCACAACTTACATCTATTCAAGGACTGCGCTTATTTCTCTATTGCATCATTTTACCAAAGAAAAGGATTTGATTAGACCAGCCACTACTCGTTTTGCCACATCTTACTTGACTTTGGGTTGCTTGAATGACAATAAGGGAGCATTGATTAGAATGTTTACATCCAAAGAATGGAAATCTAGTCAATTTGCAAAGACTAAAGATGGAAAGGTTATTGAAAATGTGGTAATGGATAAGGACTTCTGGAAAAGCATTATTACATGCTTGAGGAGTGCTTATCCTTTGATCAAAGTCCTTCGTTTGGTAGACTCAGATGAGAAGCCTGCCATGGGGTTCATTTATGAGGAAATGGACAGGGCCAAAGAAAAGATACAAGCTGCCTTTAATGGTATTAAGAAAAG TTACTTGCCTCTATGGGAAATTATAGATGCAAGATGGGATAATCAACTACATCGGCCTTTGCATGCTGCGGGCTATTACCTTAACCCTCAATTTCATTACAGTCCTAATTTTAAAGCTGACTTTGAAGTGAAAAGAGGACTATATGATTGTCTACAAAGGATGGTTGAAAGTATGGAAGAAGTAAAGAAGATTGATGCTCAACTGGAAGACTTCAAATATCGAAAGAAATTCTTTGGTAGTGCAGTAGCCACTTGTGGAATTGAAACCAAAACTCCAGCACAATGGTGGGAATCATATGGTTATGAACATCCTGAGTTGCAAAAGTTTGCTATTCGTGTTTTGAGCTTGACATGCAGCTCATCTGGCTGTGAGAGGAATTGGAGTGCATTTGAGATG GTCCACACTAAGAGAAGAAATCGTTTGAAGGCAAAAACGATGAATGATGTAGTCTTTGTGATGGCTAATtcaaaattagccaagaagaaggaatTGAGGAAAGTCAATGACTATAGCATTGATGACCTAGCTTCTGATGATGATTGGATTGTGGATGATAGTGAAAATTTAGATTTGGATGCTTCAAATGAAGATTTGGTTCCAGTTGAAGAAGGACCTAGTAGTGGAGCACCTCATGATGATTTGGAGCTGCCTAGttatgatgatgatgaagttgaagaagGTGGAGATGCCATGGAGGATGCTGGAGATGAAGAACACATGGAGGATGATTATGAATTCATGAATTTATGA
- the LOC121980798 gene encoding CBL-interacting protein kinase 6-like, with product MEEVPSPAPSAEGQSVLHRRYELGRVIGQGTFAKVHLARNLLTGMCVAIKVVGKEKVIQAGMMEQVKREISVMKMVRHPNIVELHEVMATRSKIYFAMELVRGGELFAKVARSGRLRDDVARHYFRQLVSAVDFCHSRGVYHRDLKLENLLLDEQGNLKIADFGLSAFAEHVRPDGLFHTACGTPAYVAPEVVGKKGYDGAKADLWSCGVILFVLLAGFLPFQDENILAMYKKIRRGDFQCPPWFSSDARRLITKLLDPNPKTRITFERLMETPWLKKSTIIRSLSAPPAPTTASESEETGDKEREKKDGEEPEKLNAFHLISFSEGFDLSPLFSGGERREEDVLRFATREPASGVISRLEGVVERAAGKYQVTKSCPAGVRLEGKQRGRKGKLAVAADIFTVTPSVLVVAVRRDGGDAAEYETFCNDVLWPALQDIIWAASSDDQTSAA from the coding sequence ATGGAGGAGGTACCGTCGCCGGCGCCGTCCGCGGAAGGGCAGAGTGTTCTCCATCGGCGGTACGAGCTAGGGCGAGTCATCGGGCAGGGCACCTTCGCGAAGGTGCACCTGGCGCGGAACCTTCTCACTGGCATGTGCGTGGCCATCAAGGTGGTGGGGAAGGAGAAGGTCATCCAGGCGGGGATGATGGAGCAGGTGAAGCGTGAGATCTCGGTGATGAAGATGGTTCGCCACCCCAATATCGTGGAGCTCCACGAGGTGATGGCGACGCGCAGCAAGATCTACTTCGCCATGGAGCTGGTTCGTGGTGGCGAGCTGTTCGCCAAGGTGGCCCGCTCCGGCCGCCTCCGTGATGACGTCGCCCGGCACTACTTCCGCCAGCTAGTCTCCGCCGTCGACTTCTGCCACAGCCGCGGCGTATACCACCGAGATCTCAAACTGGAGAACCTCCTCCTCGACGAGCAGGGAAACCTCAAGATTGCCGATTTCGGCCTCAGCGCCTTCGCCGAACACGTCCGCCCCGATGGCCTCTTCCACACCGCCTGCGGCACGCCGGCGTATGTGGCCCCCGAGGTCGTCGGCAAAAAGGGCTACGACGGGGCGAAGGCTGACCTCTGGTCCTGCGGCGTCATCCTCTTCGTTCTCCTCGCCGGGTTCCTCCCTTTCCAGGACGAGAACATTCTCGCCATGTACAAGAAGATCCGCCGGGGGGACTTCCAGTGCCCGCCGTGGTTCTCCTCGGACGCCCGGCGACTCATCACCAAGCTGCTCGACCCAAACCCCAAGACAAGAATCACGTTCGAGCGGCTTATGGAAACCCCATGGTTAAAGAAATCCACGATTATCAGGTCGCTTTCTGCTCCGCCAGCTCCGACTACCGCCTCGGAGTCGGAGGAGACCGGCGACAAGGAGCGCGAGAAAAAGGACGGAGAGGAACCCGAGAAGCTGAACGCCTTCCACTTGATATCCTTCTCCGAGGGTTTCGACCTctccccgctcttctccggcggcGAACGGCGGGAAGAGGATGTCTTGCGGTTCGCGACGAGGGAACCAGCGAGCGGCGTGATCTCGAGACTGGAGGGCGTGGTGGAGAGGGCGGCGGGGAAGTACCAGGTGACCAAGAGCTGCCCGGCGGGGGTGAGGCTGGAGGGGAAGCAGCGGGGGCGGAAGGGAAAGCTGGCGGTTGCGGCGGACATTTTCACGGTGACGCCGTCTGTGCTCGTGGTGGCGGTGCGTCGGGACGGCGGCGACGCGGCGGAGTACGAGACTTTCTGCAATGATGTACTCTGGCCGGCGCTGCAAGACATCATCTGGGCCGCCTCGTCCGATGACCAAACTTCTGCAGCCTAA
- the LOC121982967 gene encoding probable WRKY transcription factor 40 isoform X2, translating into MNHHRSLDLNLDAVAIDPFSINSREALATKFGDEDDQELQLKEKTEVLRAELARITMENKKLNAMLESITCDYANLSNKMIDLAMRKSKILGTLGHSNCVSSEEDLCKIVTKETSTNACKVQICVDSNLVVRDGYQWRKYGQKVTKDNPNPRAYFKCSMAPSCPVKKKVQRSVKDATILVATYEGKHNHNPLSQLDDNNNNDNNNRDDNATILYDRKPSESLLEEEEPLIRLNSNNLVGEMARTLSKDPSFTAALANAISGRIMQLQSTTR; encoded by the exons ATGAATCATCATCGCTCCCTTGATCTCAACCTCGATGCTGTGGCTATCGATCCATTTTCGATCAACTCTCGA GAAGCACTCGCCACAAAATTTGGAGATGAAGACGATCAGGAATTGCAGTTAAAGGAAAAGACAGAA GTTCTCCGAGCTGAGCTTGCTCGCATTACCATGGAGAACAAGAAGCTTAACGCGATGCTAGAATCCATCACTTGCGACTATGCCAATCTTTCAAACAAGATGATCGATCTCGCGATGAGGAAGAGCAAGATTCTAGGTACTCTTGGCCATTCTAATTGTGTGTCTAGCGAAGAAGATTTATGCAAGATTGTAACAAAAGAGACTAGCACTAATGCTTGCAAGGTTCAAATTTGCGTCGACTCAAACTTG GTTGTTAGAGACGGTTATCAATGGAGGAAATACGGTCAAAAGGTGACAAAAGATAATCCTAATCCGAGGGCTTACTTCAAATGTTCGATGGCTCCCTCTTGCCCGGTTAAAAAGAAG GTGCAAAGGAGTGTAAAGGATGCAACAATCTTAGTGGCGACCTATGAAGGCAAGCATAACCACAATCCACTTTCTCAACTCGACGATAACAATAACAACGATAACAATAATCGCGATGACAATGCAACTATATTATATGATCGCAAGCCATCAGAATCATTGTTGGAGGAGGAGGAACCATTGATCCGGCTAAATAGTAATAATTTAGTTGGGGAAATGGCTCGAACATTGAGCAAAGATCCATCTTTTACAGCCGCTTTGGCTAATGCTATCTCTGGTAGAATAATGCAACTACAATCTACGACTCGATAA
- the LOC121982967 gene encoding probable WRKY transcription factor 40 isoform X1: MNHHRSLDLNLDAVAIDPFSINSREALATKFGDEDDQELQLKEKTEDSSIFEVLRAELARITMENKKLNAMLESITCDYANLSNKMIDLAMRKSKILGTLGHSNCVSSEEDLCKIVTKETSTNACKVQICVDSNLVVRDGYQWRKYGQKVTKDNPNPRAYFKCSMAPSCPVKKKVQRSVKDATILVATYEGKHNHNPLSQLDDNNNNDNNNRDDNATILYDRKPSESLLEEEEPLIRLNSNNLVGEMARTLSKDPSFTAALANAISGRIMQLQSTTR; encoded by the exons ATGAATCATCATCGCTCCCTTGATCTCAACCTCGATGCTGTGGCTATCGATCCATTTTCGATCAACTCTCGA GAAGCACTCGCCACAAAATTTGGAGATGAAGACGATCAGGAATTGCAGTTAAAGGAAAAGACAGAA GATTCTTCCATATTTGAGGTTCTCCGAGCTGAGCTTGCTCGCATTACCATGGAGAACAAGAAGCTTAACGCGATGCTAGAATCCATCACTTGCGACTATGCCAATCTTTCAAACAAGATGATCGATCTCGCGATGAGGAAGAGCAAGATTCTAGGTACTCTTGGCCATTCTAATTGTGTGTCTAGCGAAGAAGATTTATGCAAGATTGTAACAAAAGAGACTAGCACTAATGCTTGCAAGGTTCAAATTTGCGTCGACTCAAACTTG GTTGTTAGAGACGGTTATCAATGGAGGAAATACGGTCAAAAGGTGACAAAAGATAATCCTAATCCGAGGGCTTACTTCAAATGTTCGATGGCTCCCTCTTGCCCGGTTAAAAAGAAG GTGCAAAGGAGTGTAAAGGATGCAACAATCTTAGTGGCGACCTATGAAGGCAAGCATAACCACAATCCACTTTCTCAACTCGACGATAACAATAACAACGATAACAATAATCGCGATGACAATGCAACTATATTATATGATCGCAAGCCATCAGAATCATTGTTGGAGGAGGAGGAACCATTGATCCGGCTAAATAGTAATAATTTAGTTGGGGAAATGGCTCGAACATTGAGCAAAGATCCATCTTTTACAGCCGCTTTGGCTAATGCTATCTCTGGTAGAATAATGCAACTACAATCTACGACTCGATAA